The following proteins are encoded in a genomic region of Mesoplodon densirostris isolate mMesDen1 chromosome 12, mMesDen1 primary haplotype, whole genome shotgun sequence:
- the LOC132500306 gene encoding small ribosomal subunit protein uS19-like, giving the protein MAEVEQKKKWTFLKFTYDCVDLNQLLDMSREQLMQPYSVRQRQRLNHGLQKKQHLLLKRLHKARKEVPPMEKPELVKTHLRDMIILTEMVGSMVGGYHGKTFSQVEMKPEMIGHYLGEFSITYKLMKHNRPGTGATLSSCFIPLQ; this is encoded by the coding sequence ATGGCAGAAGTGGAGCAGAAGAAGAAGTGGACCTTCCTCAAGTTCACCTACGACTGCGTGGACCTCAACCAGCTGCTGGACATGTCCCGTGAGCAGCTGATGCAGCCGTACAGTGTGAGGCAGCGGCAGCGGCTGAACCACGGCCTCCAGAAGAAGCAGCACTTGCTGCTGAAGCGGCTGCACAAGGCCAGGAAGGAGGTGCCACCCATGGAGAAGCCTGAGTTGGTGAAGACGCACCTGCGCGACATGATCATCCTGACCGAGATGGTGGGCAGCATGGTGGGTGGCTACCATGGCAAGACCTTCAGCCAGGTGGAAATGAAGCCTGAGATGATCGGCCACTACCTAGGTGAGTTCTCCATCACTTACAAGCTCATGAAGCACAACCGGCCTGGCACTGGAGCCACCCTTTCCTCCTGCTTCATCCCCCTCCAGTAG